A region from the Actinoplanes sp. OR16 genome encodes:
- a CDS encoding TetR/AcrR family transcriptional regulator: MPRVSQDQLDARRHEILTAARACFARFGYEGATVRRLEEATGMSRGAIFHHFRDKESLFLAVAEDDAATMVETVARNGLVQVMRDLLERAGSSEGDTAGWLGTQLEVAHRLRTDPAFAKRWSERAAAIADATRERLERQRDAGVLRQDVPVEVLTQFLELAYDGLVLHLATGRPPGELTRVLDLVEEAVRRR, translated from the coding sequence GTGCCTCGGGTTAGTCAGGACCAGCTGGACGCGCGCCGCCACGAGATCCTCACCGCGGCCCGTGCGTGCTTCGCGCGGTTCGGGTACGAAGGAGCCACCGTCCGCCGCCTCGAAGAGGCGACAGGGATGTCCCGTGGGGCGATTTTCCACCATTTTCGTGACAAGGAATCGCTCTTCCTCGCAGTGGCCGAGGACGACGCCGCCACGATGGTGGAGACGGTCGCCCGCAACGGCCTCGTCCAGGTCATGCGCGACCTTCTGGAGCGGGCCGGCAGCAGCGAGGGCGACACGGCCGGCTGGCTGGGGACGCAGCTCGAGGTGGCACACCGTCTCCGGACCGACCCGGCTTTCGCGAAACGCTGGTCCGAGCGCGCGGCTGCCATCGCCGACGCCACCCGTGAGCGGCTCGAACGGCAGCGGGACGCCGGCGTGCTGCGGCAGGACGTACCGGTGGAGGTCCTGACCCAATTCCTGGAGCTGGCGTACGACGGCCTGGTGCTGCACCTGGCCACCGGCCGTCCCCCGGGCGAGCTGACCCGGGTGCTGGACCTGGTCGAGGAGGCGGTCCGGCGCCGCTGA
- a CDS encoding HAD family hydrolase, which yields MPLVFLALDDTLLDRGGAFRLWAKGFLDEIAAPQEDLDWLVSVDADGLTSRWDLADLIQDRYQLRVPTIDLVDELNTGPQAFERLDPMVGCALEIAGDAGLIPVVVTNGSAEQQEARIRRTGLDRYVADWVISEQCGVSKPNPRIFALAAQRVRMRLAGAWVVGDSPEADIGGAAAMGLPSVWLHRGREWVDNRFAPTKVVGNVIQGISAIMATR from the coding sequence GTGCCTCTCGTCTTCCTCGCTCTGGACGACACCCTGCTTGATCGCGGCGGTGCCTTCCGTCTGTGGGCCAAAGGCTTTCTCGACGAGATCGCCGCGCCCCAGGAAGACCTGGACTGGCTGGTCTCGGTCGACGCCGACGGGCTCACCTCCCGGTGGGACCTCGCCGACCTGATCCAGGACCGCTACCAGCTACGAGTGCCGACCATCGATCTGGTCGACGAGCTCAACACCGGACCGCAGGCGTTCGAGCGGCTCGATCCGATGGTGGGCTGCGCGCTGGAGATCGCCGGTGACGCCGGGCTGATCCCGGTGGTCGTCACGAACGGCTCGGCCGAGCAGCAGGAGGCGCGCATCCGGCGTACCGGGCTGGACCGCTATGTCGCCGACTGGGTGATCTCGGAGCAGTGCGGGGTGAGCAAACCCAACCCGCGGATCTTCGCGCTCGCCGCCCAGCGGGTCCGGATGCGGCTCGCCGGCGCGTGGGTGGTCGGCGACAGCCCGGAGGCGGACATCGGCGGCGCCGCGGCGATGGGCCTGCCGAGCGTGTGGCTGCACCGCGGCCGGGAGTGGGTGGACAACAGATTCGCCCCGACGAAGGTGGTCGGCAACGTGATCCAGGGCATCTCGGCGATCATGGCGACGCGCTGA
- a CDS encoding LysM peptidoglycan-binding domain-containing protein translates to MARPASSDSRIGQLLTAVAALLVVALIGALPVLLIWATGNPLPGIAGWFSDAAADPGSAGTSLWQAVSGPDDGELFLQTLTAVSWIALVFATWAWITFVGAFLVEFGAQLSARRHGRVPRSTRPIRGMRMQQRAAAVLAAAIIGALGAPALASASVTMPSASAAVAAVQQQRQQPAPVVAQAAGSYLEVQVERGESLLDIAERHGLSPQRLADANYGRTQPDGRAMQPGTMRVYAGWTLRVPIVKAAAEEPSSYVVARGDRLADIAERFLGDEERYPEIARANPDLERRDARFPDHIERNWKITLPADAVDRGVRAHANGAVTTERAAPAAKTAAPEKDAAGKTEAGKDTAGKTEAGKDTAGKDTAGKDGAVMGPATGREGSSRDKPEAASEKPPAKASAQATAPSTAAPSPSTPSASVKPSASAASSASAASSATAEPSATAGSPSATAGSPSATAGSSSAEASAAENAAGTAEQDEQGGDEVSAGVVAGSLAGAGLLSALLLAGVLRRRQRQRQHRRPGRRLPHPRGGATETALRVAEQPADVDRLDRALRLLTAALGERGEALPDIAATWIVDQSVTLVLSEPCPAPPAPWIADGSNWTLPGSAALPATEGVLAPLPTLVTVGSQPGRHLLIDLERLGGLAIGGDPARAEALLRYLACELACNTWSDEVEIVLAGFPARETELLVALNPDRVRAVSSVSEAADRLRRRAATVASTLAAAGVPDTLAGRVTDLGEAWAPQVLLVSAPGPADIAALERLATELGAAGRCAVAFAATDWTGGERPHELMVEVDGAVRLGLGVPEGDLLFQAAGLPVAELEPLAEIMAQTRAATDEPAPAAAEPEQWAQDTDAAGAVLRLFHSEPASVAPEVQESPDPNRPDPNRPDPNRPDPNRPDPNRPDPNRPDPNRPDPNRPDPNRPDPIVAIPALVTHKAEPAAIRQRSRRSDPDLDADLRAWLQSDGERPRVGVLGPVDVEAPGPAPDQRRRFHAEIIVYLAQRGARGATGDQLSEALWPDQNVKDASRRVAITRARRWLGETPDGEPWLPEMGSDRLYRLRPGYLLDWHLFRRLRSRGEVHGPAGVKDLRAALELVRGVPLEGADRAYSAGARNPFTWLAESEIYPGHLTSAVVDTAHQLAELYLDAGDTAGVRWAVQRAWLADPDRGDDAPWIDLMRALHLDRRTAELRNLFGELLQAREAEVPEELTPDTYNWLRQLMPDLLAATSAN, encoded by the coding sequence GTGGCACGCCCCGCATCCTCCGACAGCCGCATCGGGCAGCTGCTCACCGCTGTCGCCGCCCTGCTCGTGGTGGCGCTGATCGGCGCGTTGCCGGTACTGCTGATCTGGGCCACCGGCAACCCGCTGCCGGGCATCGCCGGCTGGTTCTCCGACGCCGCCGCCGACCCGGGGTCCGCGGGGACGTCGCTGTGGCAGGCGGTGTCCGGGCCGGACGACGGCGAACTGTTCCTGCAGACGCTCACCGCTGTCAGCTGGATCGCGCTGGTCTTCGCGACCTGGGCCTGGATCACGTTCGTCGGCGCGTTCCTGGTCGAGTTCGGCGCGCAGCTCAGCGCCCGGCGGCACGGCCGGGTGCCGCGCAGCACCCGCCCGATCCGGGGCATGCGGATGCAGCAGCGGGCCGCCGCCGTACTCGCCGCCGCGATCATCGGGGCTCTCGGCGCGCCGGCGCTCGCCTCCGCGTCGGTGACCATGCCCAGCGCCTCGGCCGCCGTCGCCGCCGTCCAGCAGCAGCGGCAACAGCCGGCGCCGGTCGTCGCGCAGGCCGCCGGTTCCTACCTGGAAGTCCAGGTCGAACGCGGGGAGAGCCTGCTCGACATCGCGGAACGCCACGGCCTGTCGCCGCAGCGTCTCGCCGACGCCAACTACGGGCGCACGCAGCCGGACGGCCGGGCCATGCAGCCGGGGACCATGCGGGTCTACGCCGGCTGGACGCTCCGGGTGCCGATCGTCAAGGCCGCGGCGGAGGAGCCTTCCTCGTACGTCGTAGCCCGCGGCGATCGACTCGCCGACATCGCGGAACGCTTCCTGGGCGACGAGGAACGCTACCCGGAGATCGCCCGCGCCAACCCGGACCTGGAACGGCGCGACGCCCGCTTCCCCGACCACATCGAACGCAACTGGAAGATCACCCTGCCGGCCGACGCGGTCGATCGAGGCGTCCGAGCCCACGCGAACGGCGCAGTGACCACCGAACGCGCGGCGCCCGCCGCGAAGACAGCAGCGCCGGAGAAAGACGCGGCGGGAAAGACCGAGGCCGGGAAGGACACGGCGGGAAAGACCGAGGCGGGGAAGGACACGGCCGGGAAGGACACGGCCGGGAAGGACGGTGCCGTGATGGGGCCGGCCACCGGGCGGGAAGGCTCCTCGCGGGACAAACCGGAAGCAGCATCCGAAAAGCCGCCGGCGAAGGCTTCCGCCCAGGCAACCGCTCCTTCGACCGCCGCACCTTCTCCTTCTACGCCGTCCGCGTCCGTCAAGCCGTCCGCTTCCGCCGCGTCATCAGCTTCCGCCGCGTCATCAGCGACGGCCGAACCGTCAGCCACAGCCGGGTCGCCGTCGGCCACAGCCGGGTCGCCGTCGGCCACAGCCGGGTCGTCGTCGGCGGAGGCATCGGCGGCGGAGAACGCGGCCGGGACGGCGGAGCAGGACGAGCAGGGTGGGGATGAGGTCAGCGCCGGCGTTGTCGCCGGCTCGCTCGCCGGGGCCGGGCTGCTCAGTGCTCTGCTCCTGGCTGGGGTCCTCAGACGGCGGCAGCGGCAGCGGCAGCATCGGCGGCCGGGGCGCAGGTTGCCGCATCCGCGGGGCGGAGCCACCGAGACGGCGCTGCGGGTGGCCGAGCAGCCGGCCGACGTGGACCGGCTCGACCGGGCGCTGCGGCTGCTCACGGCCGCGCTCGGTGAGCGCGGGGAGGCGCTGCCGGACATCGCCGCCACCTGGATCGTCGATCAGAGCGTCACGCTGGTGCTGAGCGAGCCGTGCCCGGCGCCGCCCGCGCCGTGGATCGCCGACGGCTCGAACTGGACGCTGCCCGGCAGTGCCGCGCTGCCCGCCACCGAGGGGGTGCTCGCGCCGCTTCCCACGCTGGTGACGGTCGGTTCGCAGCCGGGACGGCATCTGCTGATCGACCTGGAACGTCTCGGCGGGCTCGCGATCGGCGGCGACCCGGCCCGGGCCGAGGCGCTGCTGCGCTATCTCGCCTGCGAGCTGGCCTGTAACACCTGGTCGGACGAGGTGGAGATCGTGCTGGCCGGTTTCCCTGCCCGGGAGACGGAGTTGCTGGTCGCGCTCAACCCGGATCGGGTACGAGCGGTCTCCTCCGTGTCCGAAGCGGCCGACCGGCTGCGTCGCCGCGCCGCCACGGTGGCGTCCACGCTGGCCGCGGCCGGTGTGCCGGACACGCTGGCCGGACGGGTCACCGACCTCGGTGAGGCCTGGGCGCCGCAGGTGCTGCTGGTGTCCGCGCCGGGCCCGGCCGACATCGCCGCGCTGGAACGGCTGGCCACCGAACTCGGCGCCGCCGGCCGCTGTGCCGTCGCGTTCGCGGCGACCGACTGGACCGGAGGCGAGCGACCGCACGAGCTGATGGTCGAGGTGGACGGCGCTGTGCGGCTCGGTCTCGGCGTACCGGAAGGGGATCTGCTCTTCCAAGCGGCGGGATTGCCGGTCGCCGAGCTCGAACCGCTCGCCGAGATCATGGCGCAGACCCGGGCGGCGACCGACGAGCCGGCGCCGGCCGCGGCGGAACCGGAGCAGTGGGCGCAGGACACCGATGCGGCGGGGGCGGTGCTGCGGCTGTTCCACAGTGAGCCGGCGAGCGTCGCGCCCGAGGTGCAGGAGAGCCCGGATCCGAACAGGCCGGATCCGAACAGGCCGGATCCGAACAGGCCGGATCCGAACAGGCCGGATCCGAACAGGCCGGATCCGAACAGGCCGGATCCGAACAGGCCGGATCCGAACAGGCCGGATCCGAACAGGCCGGATCCGATCGTGGCGATCCCCGCTCTCGTCACGCACAAGGCCGAGCCGGCCGCCATCCGGCAGCGGTCCCGGCGTTCCGACCCGGACCTCGACGCGGATCTGCGCGCCTGGCTGCAGAGCGACGGCGAGCGTCCCCGGGTCGGCGTGCTGGGACCGGTCGACGTGGAAGCGCCCGGGCCGGCGCCGGATCAGCGCCGCCGCTTCCACGCCGAGATCATCGTCTACCTGGCACAGCGCGGCGCCCGTGGCGCGACCGGTGACCAGCTGAGTGAGGCGCTCTGGCCGGACCAGAACGTGAAGGACGCCAGCCGCCGGGTCGCGATCACCCGGGCTCGGCGCTGGCTCGGCGAGACACCGGACGGCGAGCCGTGGCTGCCGGAGATGGGCTCGGACCGGCTCTACCGGCTGCGGCCCGGATACCTGCTGGACTGGCATCTGTTCCGGAGGCTACGCAGCCGTGGCGAGGTGCACGGCCCGGCCGGGGTCAAGGATCTGCGGGCCGCGCTGGAACTGGTCCGCGGCGTACCCCTGGAGGGCGCCGACCGTGCCTACAGCGCCGGCGCGCGCAACCCGTTCACCTGGCTGGCCGAGTCCGAGATCTACCCCGGCCACCTGACCTCGGCGGTCGTGGACACCGCGCACCAGCTCGCCGAGCTGTACCTGGACGCCGGCGACACGGCAGGGGTGCGCTGGGCGGTGCAGCGGGCGTGGCTCGCCGATCCGGACCGCGGCGACGACGCGCCGTGGATCGATCTGATGCGCGCTCTTCACCTGGACCGGCGCACCGCCGAGCTGCGCAACCTCTTCGGTGAGCTGCTGCAGGCCAGGGAGGCCGAGGTGCCCGAGGAGCTGACTCCGGACACCTACAACTGGCTGCGGCAGCTGATGCCGGATCTGCTCGCGGCCACCTCGGCGAATTAG
- a CDS encoding ATP/GTP-binding protein, with product MLTRWARRAALLMAGALAAGLVAMPAAWADGKQVCTPDGSYCWIEAETPGGPGSGGDGDGGDGGGSSGTAPCYYDGQRFPCTQDGWGYFNESDGCYYVLESPQPPAGDEAWEGHEPGDGSVYRQRCFGDIMGFLVWRATPPPGQPGTITPEELAARAMRAIPMGKPAIGIAPRTNGAGLVGLPVWTWVTNRAAAWGPVERTASVPGLAVTARAEVSSAKWWWGDGETCTTGSPGVAYKREFGLADDPDCGHRYAKTGEYTVTVTTTWTIDWWVVGGGAEGSSTVFRQASTDITIDELQVVRS from the coding sequence GTGCTGACCCGGTGGGCGCGGCGGGCCGCGCTGCTGATGGCCGGCGCTCTCGCCGCGGGCCTGGTCGCCATGCCGGCGGCGTGGGCCGACGGCAAGCAGGTGTGCACTCCGGACGGGTCGTACTGCTGGATCGAGGCGGAGACCCCGGGCGGCCCCGGCAGCGGTGGCGACGGCGACGGCGGCGATGGGGGCGGCAGCAGCGGGACGGCGCCGTGCTACTACGACGGCCAGCGCTTCCCGTGCACGCAGGACGGCTGGGGCTACTTCAACGAGAGCGACGGCTGCTACTACGTCCTCGAGTCCCCGCAGCCGCCGGCCGGCGACGAGGCGTGGGAGGGGCACGAGCCCGGTGACGGCTCGGTCTACCGGCAGCGCTGCTTCGGCGACATCATGGGCTTCCTGGTGTGGCGGGCCACCCCGCCGCCCGGTCAGCCCGGCACGATCACGCCGGAGGAGCTGGCGGCCCGGGCCATGCGGGCCATCCCGATGGGGAAGCCGGCGATCGGCATCGCGCCGCGGACCAACGGCGCCGGGCTGGTCGGCCTGCCGGTCTGGACCTGGGTGACGAATCGCGCGGCCGCGTGGGGTCCGGTGGAGCGCACGGCGTCCGTACCGGGCCTCGCCGTCACGGCCCGTGCCGAGGTCAGCAGCGCGAAATGGTGGTGGGGCGACGGCGAGACGTGCACGACCGGTTCGCCGGGCGTGGCCTACAAGCGGGAGTTCGGGCTGGCCGACGATCCGGACTGCGGCCACCGCTACGCCAAGACCGGCGAGTACACGGTCACCGTCACGACGACCTGGACCATCGACTGGTGGGTGGTCGGCGGCGGCGCCGAAGGGTCCAGCACCGTCTTCCGGCAGGCGTCCACCGACATCACGATCGACGAGTTGCAGGTGGTGAGGTCCTAG
- a CDS encoding DUF2630 family protein — MDDKTVLGRIHGLVEEEHELRQQLSQGKISSDEEHTRLKELEESLDQCWDLLRRRRAARTAGNDPDGEQAHSVSEVESYLQ; from the coding sequence ATGGATGACAAGACTGTGCTGGGCCGGATCCACGGCCTGGTCGAGGAGGAGCACGAGCTCCGCCAGCAGCTAAGCCAGGGCAAGATCTCTTCGGATGAGGAGCACACCCGGCTCAAGGAGCTCGAAGAGTCGCTGGATCAGTGCTGGGATCTGCTTCGCCGGCGGCGGGCTGCTCGCACGGCCGGGAACGACCCGGACGGCGAGCAGGCCCACTCCGTCAGTGAGGTGGAGAGCTACCTGCAGTGA
- a CDS encoding serine protein kinase RIO: MREHSMRRGRRKFDDDDSNFLKRGRLEPVLQEDPDLPEVGDRWSTWDGALHGPEPRPDWVLTEYGAVDTELGILKTGKEADVFLVRRSNPTTGATSMIAAKRYRDGEHRLFHRDAGYLEGRRVRRSREMRAMTNRTSFGKEMIAGQWAAAEFDALGRLWQIGQESGLVSVPYPVQLIGTEVMLEFVGDWKTGEAAPRLAQVRAGHDELTDLWRQMTDALSVLARAQVAHGDLSPYNTLVHDGRLVLIDLPQIVDVIANPRGGEFIARDVTNVAAWFRSRGVDVDPETLIERLHYEAGLR, encoded by the coding sequence GTGCGCGAGCACTCGATGCGGCGTGGACGCCGCAAGTTCGACGACGACGATTCCAACTTCCTGAAGCGCGGCCGGCTCGAACCGGTCCTGCAGGAAGACCCCGATCTGCCCGAGGTCGGCGACCGCTGGTCCACCTGGGACGGCGCACTGCACGGCCCTGAGCCGCGGCCCGATTGGGTGCTCACCGAGTACGGTGCTGTCGACACCGAGCTCGGCATCCTGAAAACCGGCAAGGAAGCGGACGTCTTCCTCGTACGCCGGTCCAACCCGACGACCGGCGCCACCTCGATGATCGCCGCCAAGCGGTATCGGGACGGCGAGCACCGGCTGTTCCACCGTGACGCCGGCTACCTGGAAGGCCGCCGGGTCCGCCGCTCCCGGGAGATGCGGGCCATGACGAACCGCACATCGTTCGGCAAGGAGATGATCGCCGGGCAGTGGGCGGCGGCCGAGTTCGACGCTCTCGGCCGGCTGTGGCAGATCGGCCAGGAGAGCGGGCTGGTCTCCGTTCCGTACCCGGTCCAGCTCATCGGCACCGAAGTCATGCTGGAATTCGTCGGCGACTGGAAGACCGGTGAGGCAGCCCCTCGGCTGGCGCAGGTCCGGGCCGGCCACGACGAGCTGACCGATCTGTGGCGGCAGATGACCGATGCCCTATCGGTGCTGGCGCGGGCGCAGGTGGCTCACGGTGACCTGTCGCCGTACAACACCCTGGTCCACGACGGACGCCTCGTCCTGATCGACCTGCCCCAGATCGTCGACGTGATCGCCAACCCGCGCGGTGGCGAGTTCATCGCCCGCGACGTCACCAACGTGGCCGCGTGGTTTCGCTCCCGAGGCGTCGACGTAGACCCGGAGACCCTGATCGAACGCCTCCACTACGAGGCAGGCCTCCGCTGA